In a genomic window of Rhopalosiphum maidis isolate BTI-1 chromosome 4, ASM367621v3, whole genome shotgun sequence:
- the LOC113560668 gene encoding inorganic pyrophosphatase produces MIFGIAVQKIIRHSVFRQHCGFRKISPLCTSTSVRHSISKEYSKMTYQIEERGSPNTADYKLYIKNENGIISPFHDIPLLADNTGKVFNMVVEIPRWTNAKMEINTKSCLNPIIQDTKKGKLRFVPNVFPHKGYIWNYGALPQTWENPELLDEHTGCKGDNDPLDVLEIGYKVAKRGEVLKVKVLGTVALIDEGETDWKILVINVEDPIAPEVNDIKDVEKHFPGLLKATVEWLKIYKIPDGKPENKFAFNGEPKDAEFALKIVSDTHEYWKTLIQKENTDGLSCVNTTLNNASTIDSEKAQAILSESLPLSEASPLLPEVDKWHFIKL; encoded by the exons ATGATTTTCGGAATAGCAGTCCAAAAGATTATCCGGCACTCCGTATTCCGCCAACATTGCGGTTTCCGAAAAATCAGTCCACTTTGTACTTCGACTTCGGTTCGTCACTCAATAAGCAAAGAATACAGCAAAATGACGTACCAGATCGAAGAAAGAGGTTCGCCTAATACGGCTGactacaaattatacataa aaaATGAAAATGGTATAATTTCACCATTCCATGATATTCCATTGCTAGCCGATAACACCGGCAAAGTTTTCAATATGGTGGTGGAAATACCTAGATGGACAAATGCAAAAATGGAG ATCAACACCAAATCTTGCCTTAACCCAATAATTCAAGACactaaaaaaggaaaattacGTTTTGTACCAAATGTGTTCCCACACAAAGGTTATATATGGAATTATGGTGCATTACCTCAAACTTGGGAAAATCCTGAATTACTCGATGAACATACTGGATGCAAAGGAGATAATGATCCCTTAGATGTACTTGAAATTGGATATAAA gtaGCAAAACGAGGAGAAGTACTGAAAGTAAAGGTGTTGGGAACTGTTGCATTGATTGATGAGG GTGAAACAGATTGGAAGATACTAGTTATTAATGTAGAAGATCCAATTGCCCCCGAGGTGAACg aCATAAAAGAtgttgaaaaacattttcctGGTCTATTAAAAGCCACTGTTGAATGGCTAAAGATCTACAAAATTCCGGATGGCAAACCTGAGAACAAATTTGCATTTAACGGTGAACCCAAAGATGCTGAATTTGCTTTGAAAATAGTTAGCGATACTCATGAATATTggaaaacattaatacaaaaaGAAAACACTGATGGCTTGTCTTG tgTGAACACGACATTGAATAATGCTTCTACTATTGACAGTGAAAAGGCTCAAGCAATATTATCAGAGAGTTTGCCACTTTCCGAGGCTAGTCCATTATTACCTgaag